The following nucleotide sequence is from Longimicrobiales bacterium.
TCGTCGGCAGGATCGTCCCGATCGCCGGCCGGTCCACCGCCGGCAGCGCACGCAAAAGAAAAAGGGACGCAGCCATGACCGCACCGGTCGACCCGGCACTCACGAACGCGTCCGCTTCTCCATCCTTCTGCAGCTTCAATCCGACCACGATCGACGACTCCGGCTTGCGCCGTACCGCCGTCACCGCCGGCTCGCCCGGCTCGATCACGTCCGCCGCATGCACCACGCGCAGACGAGCGGCCGGTATGTCGTGACGCTTCAGTTCAGCCTCGATCCGCGGTGCGTCTCCAACCAGCACCAGCTCGAAGCTCCCCGGCAGCTCGCGCAACGCCTGAACCGCACCCTCCACCTCAATGGCGGGGTGTCGGTCCGTACCCATGGCGTCGAGCGCTATGCGCACCGAAACGCCCCTAGATTTCCTCGACCTCGATGACCTGCTTGCCCGCGTACGTGCCGCACGTCGGGCACACCCGATGCGGCATCTTCGGATCCCCGCACTTCGGACACTTGTTGACCGTCGGCGTCTCCGCCTTCATCGCGCCGCGGCGCTTGCGCCTCCGCTGCTTCGATACCTTCCTCTTCGGTACCGCCATACAACCTCCTCACTCGGACCTCAGCCGCCGCAATGCGGCCCACCGAGGATCTTCATCCTCCGTGCGACATTCGCACGTGGTTTCATTCAGGTTCGTTCCACACCGCGGGCAGAACCCGCGGCATGCCTCGTCGCAGTTGACGAACTCCGGCACCGCCAGCAACACATGCTCGCGAACTGCCCCCGACAGGTCCAGCTCCCGGCCCTTCTCCGGCAGCGGATAGACTTCCTCCGCTTCTGCCTCCACCGGAGCCACACCCGAGCGGTACACGAAGATCAGCTCCTCGTCGATCTCGTACGGCACCGCGGCCAGGCAGCGACGACACGACAGTTCGGCACGGCCGGCCACATCACCTCGTACGACCACATCCGACCCCGCCTGCTGCACCTCCAGATGCAGCTCGACCGGCTCGGCGAAGCGCCAGGGGAGCGTTCCCCACAGCTCATCGTCGGGCGGGATCGCGGCATCGATCCGGATCCGGTGCTGTTGCGCCAGGAGGCCGAGATCGACTTTCAGCATAGTCGTGAAAGATGCCGGATTTCGAAGGATGTGTCAACGGCGCGAACACGGTGCGGGAGAACGCGACTGCCGGGCGAAGGGCCATCGGCCGGCCCGCTCGCGCACCCTCCCGCAGTGCAGGCCGGTGCCCGTCCACCGCTCCAACGGATTCTGACCGATATGCGTGTCGTCCCCGACGTCCCCGTCACGCGCACTCCCACCCCTCCCCGCTGCGCTCTAGAGCCGGTCGGCCTCGGCAAAGAAGAACGCGGCCTCACGTGCGGCGTTCTCGTCGGAATCCGAGGCGTGAATGGCATTCCGCTCCTTCGACTCGGCGTAGAGAGCACGAACGGTGCCCTCCGCCGCCTCCGCAGGGTCCGTGGCGCCGATGGCGTCACGCAGCGAGGTGACCGCGCTGTCCTTCTCGAGGAGAATGGGGATGCAGGGGCCGGACGTCATGAACGCGACGAGGGAGCTGTAGAACGGTCGCTCGCGATGCACTGCGTAGAACTCGCCGGCCTGCGACTGGGACAGGCTCAGCATGCGGATGGCCCGGATGGCGAA
It contains:
- a CDS encoding DUF177 domain-containing protein: MLKVDLGLLAQQHRIRIDAAIPPDDELWGTLPWRFAEPVELHLEVQQAGSDVVVRGDVAGRAELSCRRCLAAVPYEIDEELIFVYRSGVAPVEAEAEEVYPLPEKGRELDLSGAVREHVLLAVPEFVNCDEACRGFCPRCGTNLNETTCECRTEDEDPRWAALRRLRSE
- the ndk gene encoding nucleoside-diphosphate kinase, with product MSLTLAIIKPDAVAAGKAGRILAHLEDRGFAIRAIRMLSLSQSQAGEFYAVHRERPFYSSLVAFMTSGPCIPILLEKDSAVTSLRDAIGATDPAEAAEGTVRALYAESKERNAIHASDSDENAAREAAFFFAEADRL
- the rpmF gene encoding 50S ribosomal protein L32; amino-acid sequence: MAVPKRKVSKQRRRKRRGAMKAETPTVNKCPKCGDPKMPHRVCPTCGTYAGKQVIEVEEI